Part of the Denticeps clupeoides chromosome 3, fDenClu1.1, whole genome shotgun sequence genome, ttcatttttagaatTAAGATGATAACAGAAAATGACCAATATAGATACCAGTGAAGCAGTGACTGTTAAAGCATTAGTCATaactaattaaaatgtatatttgtttgtCACTTACAAAACCTTGCTTTGTAatgcaaagttaaaaaaacaaaaaccggCCTGTTTTCGGAGTTAGTCACGATTACTTTGCATATGCAAAAGTTCAAGAGGAAGTAgaagaagaataagaaaaacCCATGTTGAGTTAAGACTTATTTATTGTGCCAAATGGACTGTAATGTTGTTCTAGAAATTTTGAATTCTGAACAATAATTAACAAATAATTATTATGATACAAAGATGACTGAAACATCCTCAGCTCTCAGTTCAAGATATTCTTGGTGCAAAAATTCTTTTGATTAGGCGATTCCTACTAGAGTGGTTACagcctcacaaacacacattgtcAGGCCAAAATATCAAAAGCAATGGTCGAAAATTACATAACTGTAGTATGCTATCATTCagaagtttagggtcatttagaaatctctttgtttctccatgggcacaaattaaaatttttaaattgcttaaaaaaaaaaactatgtaaagaataataattaatcGTTGACATTTTCTAATGCACTAGGTACTGTACAACCTAAACATCAGTTAtgactagaggtgggcatagattaattttcttaatctagattaatctcactgtagtcttggaattaatctagattaatctatagcaatctaaattaatctagattaatctatagcaatctaaattaatctagattaatcttaaaaattaattttccctgaagcaaacccggcggcttcatagctgtatccatgtttccacgacatgtgatgtggtaatttctagagctgtgcgattcaaTACTCTGGTTAATTGCctggatcctttaaatgactcattaatcacgaatctgaggtctccattgaaccgaatccttcgagtcctaactacaccatgtctaaattgtaaactccaatatattgGCTTACATGAGTCCagttgtagaggaagttaaccgccaggagcgctaacccgctctctgaacCGGGTgcatactgactcaagtgactcaagtgactcacacacccggatcagtttagtgagtgactccgAGGGAGCcatatcctaaaaaggatccgagtattacagctctagtaatttcacagttcgaagactcattctcgccccctacagtgcaggtatacatccgctaggtatacatcccCACTAGGTATACATCCCcactaggtatacatccgcactaggtatacaaaataaaaaataaaggtctttatgaaataagaaactaaaagacacaagaaagaagaaatatacttataaatctagtgtaactaTTTAACTCCGGcccaatagcttgcgtagtatagacccagctcccaaccgaactttgtgaatagattaatggcgatattttttttatcgcccgataaagagtctcacgttaacgcagcacggcccaccactagttatgacccatttcatatatttttaatgaaccccccccccccaaaaaaaagtttctaaATGCAATTTTGAAGTTTTAAAAGTTTGGAAAGTTATAGTATATCTAAATTTTCAAAGCTCTGCTCCAGATCTGAATTTAAAAATTTGAGTGGTTCCTAAAACGGACGGAACATGGAACAGAGGTTATTTCGACAAAGCTACAACCTTTCATAAACACTGTTTGCCTACACTGCTCACCTGAGCAGCTGGACATTTTTAgtcaaaacaaaaaccaaaacacaaGGAGCTGTTAAGCCGGTCAGATCAGCAGTTAGATCAGCATGCTTCAAAACCGTGGTTCTTGCCAAAGAAACTGAAAACCCAACCCTGTGATTATGATGCCTCTAGCAAAGCCCTCCGAGCTACGTCTTCAACTGATGTCCTCAAAACATGGCCAATACAAAAGAAACCTCTGAATGTACTCATTCAAACTGCATTCCACGCTGGTAAACTTCTCCATGGGGCCTGAAAAGTTACCCTCTTCTGTGAACCTAATCAACAAGAAATGCCACCCtgtaggggtgtgtgttggCACACACGATACGATATTTATCACGATACACGGGTCACAATACAATTAAATCACGATATGcagtacatattgcgatatacactgaaaatgtaaaaacagctaaaatacaaaatgctgtGATCTGTCTTTCATGTAttgcgatttcactctgcctgaaatgccaagcagtaattcaaagaACCCAGCTATACAGCGCCATccacaggagtggaggttgtagtagcacgctgattctcatcccggctgacctcactaaagaaaacggcCAACAGccccacccggtggactaaatttgtataccaAAGAATCAATAATTGATATACCTGTATTAATACAACATCAGCACGCAAACTATTGTGATACTCTGCTGTACGGATAACTCCCCTACTGCCCTGTTTCAAACTCACTGCTGTCAGCCTCAGTCATCATGACTAATTCCATACCATTTTTTTATGCTTCTTATGTTCCTCACCCATGTGTTGTCATACTGAATCATCAAGACCTCAGAACCACAGGAACTTGGTtttgcaacacacacaattgcaaaaaattcttttaaaaaagggaaataaaactACTGTTACTCAGTATCACTAAATAAATATGTACCATCTGAATTCTTATTCCACCCATGGCACTAGacaatgaaaaacatgaaagCCGCCCTCACCTCTCCAGGCCGATCCAGCTCAAGCTCCACCAAGGCCACAGGCGTGTTGGACGCATCTCCTGAGTTGCTGGAGGTCTTAAGGTCCACCCTCCAGTTCAGGCCCTTCAGACCAGGTTCCCAGCGACTCTGAGCCACCAAGCTGTCCCTCACACGGCTCCGGTGACCCTTCCAGAATCGAGAAAGAGCAGCAGCCTGCTCTGCACTCACACCACCAGACCCCTGCTTCTTGGTCTGAGCTGTGAGGAAAGCTTCCAGCTGATTCTGGTCCATGTCAGCTGAGGCTATGGACTGGGGTGGAGACAAGCAGAGAATCAATCACTTATTGACTTAAACAAGCACAAAATTTCTAAACCTATACTTCTTGCTCTCTGCGGAGGCGGCCGCATCTCTATCCCTCCCTTCCCTGTTTCCCTGCTCGCTCCTTCATCTCGTCTATTATCTCAGACCTTGAGAGACTCTCACAGCCCTGCTCTCCGATCTGAGGAAATCATGATTTGATCGACCTGTCTCTCAACGCGATTGACACCATCTTTTTGTAGAGAACTTCTGGTGCGTGTGACTGTCCTTCTGTAACATATGCGGTATGTTACACCATGGACGAGTGGGACAGATGGAGAATAGAGTGACTTGTGGCTCTTTCCGTGGAGGACATTGAGGACATCTCCCTATTTGGAACCATGATTTATCAAAGATAGAAGAAACCAGAAACTATGATAATCCAGTCTATGATGATCCATCGCAGATTGGACAACATCACTGTGACTATTGATGCACAGAATTTTTCGCTGGAGAACACCAGCCAGAAAAACTGGGCTGAATATTCACAGCATTTCCGCACAGACAACCTAAACCCATCCTATCAGTTTTTGGCCTCCCCTAATCAACACTGGCTttatataaagtataaagtgattgtcattgtgaaacactgcagcacagcacacagtgacacaacgaaatgtgtcctctgcttttaaccatgacccttgttgagcagtgggcagctatgacaggcgcccggggagcagtgtgtggggacggtgctttgaaaAGTGGCACCtcgtggatcaggattcaaacccgcaaccttctgattacggggccgcttccataaccgctaggccaccactgccccaggcttTGGCCGTTGCTGATTCAAAACACTCGCCAAAGGGCAGGGACAGCCAGACCCACCGCCGCTATCCAACGCCTCCATCAGCATGGATGGGCGTGTCTGTTGACCAAGAACAGATGACTGTTTATTTATGCTGGACCAGGCTCACTTCCCCATTCCCCTCCGTTGTTGCAAGTGACTGTTACTGAGGTGTTTTTTTCCAGATCCTACAATGTACTTCATATTGGAGGATAGTCTAGgacctgtatttttttattctcctttcACTATGTGATTGTATTTTCTCTGTTCTTCCCCTAGTCCCTGTCTACCTCCTATGtgatgtctgtgtatatgtacagTCGGGTTCATGTCCTGCTTTTCGCTGGTACTTGTGACATGGGGTATTAAAGAACTTATCGTCCTCATCATTTCACAGCTAAAACACTGAGCAGCTGCGTGAGGGGCGTGAAGTGGGCAGGTGCTGCCCCCTACAGGCTAAATTCCGGCAATGACGCAGTCATTTCACAGCGCGAACTGACGGAAAATGACCTAAACTGGGGACTGAGCGGGCAACCGGACCACAGAAGCCAAGAATTCTGACGAATAAACCAGAGCTAAGTGTCCTTCAGACGCCACAGACCTTCAGGAGGCCTTTCATCTTCTCGTACAGCGCGTGGAACTCGTCCTGCGGCAGCTCGCCGTACAGCTCGctcttcagcagctcctccGTTATTTCCGAGTTGCGGTAATACGCCGCCTGCGCGATGCCGTTCAGCAAGCCGTTCAGCGACTTCTGAGTGTCCGCCTCCGCCATGTTGGATGCTGGCAGTCACGGGAGCAGAGTCACGTGGCACATGACGTCACGTGCCAAAATAAAAGCGTtcaaattaataatacacatttcCTAAACATCTTGTTGACGTCTCTAttgaatatgaattttaattctGGCCTGAGGGAACAAACGTGGACTTTGAATTGAAATAAAtactaataatgataattataatACTTAGAATTTAGTTGTGTGTACAAATGTTGTacagatattaataataacagtaataaaatatcactatgcgcgtgtgtgtgtatgtgtgtgttttggtgcacTCTAAAATACTATACTATATTGATATAATTAAGGTAACATTTGACACTgatcttttaaaataatttcaactTCACTATTGTTGCATAAATACATAGGCTTTTC contains:
- the commd1 gene encoding COMM domain-containing protein 1, producing the protein MAEADTQKSLNGLLNGIAQAAYYRNSEITEELLKSELYGELPQDEFHALYEKMKGLLKSIASADMDQNQLEAFLTAQTKKQGSGGVSAEQAAALSRFWKGHRSRVRDSLVAQSRWEPGLKGLNWRVDLKTSSNSGDASNTPVALVELELDRPGETSEIMCLEFDEPGVNQVLKKMAEVQEAIDSIVHHS